In the genome of Pseudomonas sp. P5_109, one region contains:
- a CDS encoding ABC transporter ATP-binding protein — MNTLELNALYKSYGAHCALDNVSLSVPSGSRTVIVGPSGSGKTTLLRMIAGFEFPDSGRLSLNGQTLVDGTHEVPAHQRLIGYVPQDGALFPHMTVAANIGFGLSTKGTEKHQRVAELMDSVALDAKMAVRWPHELSGGQQQRVALARALAQQPRLMLLDEPFSALDTGLRAAMRKMVARLLEDSGVTTILVTHDQSEALSFADQLAVMRHGRLVQSGHPLDLYRYPEDEQTALFLGDAVVMPARIEAGWAHCDLGRIPVNNHRNNSSAQIMLRPEQLQLASILPSDPDAGGCRAVVTDRDFSGNTCTLTVELQTLTSREQPGRSLLVRSSGMYAPPAGSAVQVSTIGHAHVLSEM, encoded by the coding sequence ATGAACACTCTCGAACTGAATGCCCTCTACAAGTCCTATGGCGCTCATTGCGCCCTGGACAACGTCAGCCTGTCGGTTCCCAGCGGCAGCCGTACGGTCATCGTCGGCCCTTCCGGCTCGGGTAAAACCACCTTGTTGCGGATGATTGCCGGCTTCGAGTTCCCCGATTCCGGGCGTCTCTCGCTCAATGGCCAGACCCTGGTCGACGGCACCCACGAAGTGCCAGCCCACCAACGCCTGATCGGCTACGTACCGCAGGATGGCGCACTGTTCCCGCACATGACCGTGGCGGCGAATATCGGCTTCGGCTTGTCGACCAAGGGTACCGAGAAACACCAGCGCGTCGCCGAATTGATGGACAGCGTGGCACTGGACGCGAAGATGGCCGTGCGCTGGCCTCACGAATTGTCCGGTGGCCAGCAACAGCGTGTGGCCCTGGCCCGCGCCCTGGCGCAGCAGCCACGGCTGATGCTGCTGGACGAGCCGTTCTCGGCGCTCGATACCGGATTGCGCGCCGCGATGCGCAAGATGGTTGCGCGGCTGCTGGAAGACTCGGGCGTCACCACCATTCTGGTCACCCATGACCAGAGTGAAGCCCTGTCGTTCGCCGACCAGTTGGCGGTGATGCGCCATGGTCGCCTGGTCCAGTCTGGGCACCCGCTTGACCTCTACCGCTATCCCGAAGACGAGCAAACCGCCCTGTTCCTGGGGGATGCCGTGGTGATGCCCGCCCGCATCGAGGCCGGTTGGGCCCATTGCGACCTGGGACGGATCCCGGTCAACAACCACCGCAACAACAGTTCGGCGCAGATCATGCTGCGCCCCGAACAGCTGCAATTGGCCAGTATCCTCCCCAGCGACCCGGATGCCGGTGGTTGCCGGGCCGTGGTCACTGATCGGGACTTCAGCGGCAACACCTGCACACTGACGGTTGAACTGCAGACATTGACCAGCCGCGAGCAACCGGGCCGTTCACTGCTGGTGCGCAGTTCAGGCATGTATGCACCACCCGCCGGCAGCGCGGTTCAGGTCTCGACCATTGGCCACGCCCATGTGCTGAGCGAGATGTAA
- the arnC gene encoding undecaprenyl-phosphate 4-deoxy-4-formamido-L-arabinose transferase, whose amino-acid sequence MRPYPINFVSIVIPVYNEQESLPELLRRTEAACQQLAHPYEIVLVDDGSRDDSAQILEDAASREGSPVVAVILNRNYGQHAAIMAGFEQCKGDVVITLDADLQNPPEEIPRLIEQAELGYDVVATVRNNRQDSALRRWPSKLINLAVQRSTGVAMSDYGCMLRAYRRTIVDAMLACRERSTFIPILANSFARHTTEILVTHAEREHGDSKYSPMRLINLMFDLVTCMTTTPLRLLSIVGVGMAALGVLFAIALILLRLVFGAGWAGGGTFVLFAVLFVFTGGQFIGMGLLGEYLGRMYSDVRARPRFFIEKVLRNQPASTVSSASVVTVDGLTSTSSDQVPS is encoded by the coding sequence TTGAGACCTTACCCAATCAACTTCGTTTCGATCGTCATTCCGGTCTACAACGAACAGGAAAGCCTGCCAGAGTTGCTTCGTCGCACCGAAGCAGCGTGTCAGCAACTGGCCCATCCCTACGAGATCGTTCTGGTCGACGACGGCAGCCGCGATGATTCTGCGCAGATCCTGGAAGACGCCGCCTCCCGCGAAGGCAGCCCTGTGGTGGCGGTGATCCTCAACCGCAACTACGGCCAGCACGCAGCGATCATGGCCGGTTTCGAACAGTGCAAGGGCGATGTCGTCATTACCCTCGATGCCGACCTGCAAAACCCGCCCGAAGAAATCCCGCGACTGATCGAGCAGGCCGAACTTGGCTATGACGTCGTCGCGACGGTGCGCAACAACCGCCAGGATTCGGCCCTGCGGCGCTGGCCTTCGAAGCTGATCAACCTCGCCGTGCAACGCTCCACCGGAGTGGCCATGAGTGACTACGGCTGCATGCTGCGCGCCTACCGACGCACCATCGTCGACGCCATGCTCGCCTGCCGTGAACGCAGCACCTTCATTCCGATCCTGGCCAACAGCTTTGCCCGCCATACCACGGAAATCCTCGTGACCCACGCCGAGCGTGAACATGGCGACTCCAAGTACAGCCCGATGCGCCTGATCAACCTGATGTTCGACCTGGTCACCTGCATGACCACCACGCCACTGCGACTGCTGAGCATCGTCGGCGTCGGCATGGCGGCCCTGGGCGTGCTGTTCGCCATCGCGCTGATCCTGTTGCGCCTGGTGTTCGGCGCCGGCTGGGCCGGTGGCGGTACGTTCGTACTGTTCGCCGTGCTGTTCGTCTTCACCGGTGGTCAATTCATCGGCATGGGCCTGTTGGGTGAATACCTGGGCCGCATGTACAGCGACGTGCGTGCGCGTCCGCGCTTCTTCATTGAAAAGGTGCTGCGCAACCAGCCCGCCTCCACTGTTTCCTCCGCTTCCGTTGTCACCGTCGACGGCCTTACTTCCACGTCTTCAGATCAGGTTCCTTCATGA
- a CDS encoding ABC transporter permease, which yields MPETLPAGVAEATPAHLRRRSRGIFAGRGGVWVIGLSVLVSLLALLPIAYVIGVSLQTGWSTVVTLVFRPRVGELLVNTVLLVLLTIPLCVALGVTLAWLTERTNLPGRRWWSLLATAPLAVPAFVHSYAWVSLVPPIHGLFAGVLVSVIAYFPFLYLPVAATLRRLDPAIEDVAESMGLKPWQVFFRVVLPQLRLAICGGALLVGLHLLAEYGLYAMIRFDTFTTAIFDQFKSTFNGAAAHMLASVLALCCLAMLTAESAARGSARYARVGSGSSREQRVVRLKLAPTLLSLTLQILTCALALGVPLITLGKWLIAGGVEVWDMAELLPALEQTLLLGIAGAALTTCAAIPIAWLSIRYPGRLQRVLESCNYITSSLPGIIVALALVTVTIHFARPIYQTTFTVLLAYLLMFLPRALVSLRAGIAQAPVELENIARSLGRSPARALWLITLRLAAPGAAAGAALVFLAITNELTATLLLAPNGTRTLATGFWAMTSEIDYAAAAPYALLMVMLSLPLTGLLYHQSKKTAGR from the coding sequence ATGCCTGAAACCCTGCCAGCGGGTGTCGCCGAGGCGACACCCGCACATTTGCGTCGACGATCCCGCGGAATTTTTGCAGGACGTGGCGGCGTATGGGTGATCGGTTTGTCGGTGCTGGTTTCATTACTGGCACTGCTACCGATCGCCTACGTTATTGGCGTGTCCCTGCAGACAGGCTGGTCAACCGTCGTGACCCTGGTGTTCCGCCCCCGGGTCGGTGAGCTACTGGTCAACACCGTGTTGCTGGTGCTGCTGACGATTCCCTTGTGCGTGGCGCTGGGGGTGACACTGGCCTGGCTCACGGAACGCACGAATTTGCCGGGACGGCGCTGGTGGTCGCTGCTGGCCACCGCACCGCTGGCGGTGCCCGCCTTCGTTCACAGCTACGCCTGGGTCAGCCTTGTGCCACCGATTCACGGTTTGTTTGCCGGTGTCCTGGTCTCGGTCATTGCCTACTTCCCGTTCCTGTATTTGCCGGTGGCGGCCACCTTGCGCCGACTCGACCCGGCCATCGAAGACGTCGCCGAATCCATGGGGCTCAAACCCTGGCAGGTATTTTTCCGCGTGGTGCTGCCACAATTGCGCCTGGCGATCTGCGGCGGCGCCTTGCTGGTCGGCCTGCACCTGCTGGCCGAGTATGGCCTGTACGCCATGATCCGCTTCGACACCTTTACCACCGCGATCTTCGATCAATTCAAATCGACCTTCAACGGTGCAGCGGCGCACATGCTGGCCAGTGTCCTGGCGCTGTGTTGCCTGGCGATGTTGACGGCTGAATCCGCCGCCCGGGGTTCGGCACGTTACGCTCGCGTCGGTTCGGGGAGTTCCCGGGAGCAACGGGTCGTGCGACTGAAACTGGCACCCACCCTGCTCTCACTGACGCTGCAAATCCTGACCTGCGCCCTGGCCCTGGGTGTGCCCTTGATCACCCTGGGCAAATGGCTGATCGCCGGCGGCGTGGAAGTCTGGGACATGGCCGAGTTGTTGCCCGCCCTGGAGCAAACCCTGTTGCTCGGTATCGCCGGCGCGGCGCTGACCACCTGCGCGGCAATCCCGATTGCCTGGCTGTCGATCCGCTACCCCGGCCGTCTGCAACGAGTGCTGGAAAGCTGCAACTACATCACCAGCTCCCTGCCCGGAATTATCGTGGCGCTGGCGCTGGTGACCGTCACCATCCATTTCGCCCGGCCGATTTACCAGACCACCTTTACCGTGCTGCTGGCCTACCTGTTGATGTTCTTGCCCCGCGCCCTGGTGAGCCTGCGCGCAGGCATTGCCCAGGCCCCGGTGGAACTGGAGAACATCGCCCGCAGCCTGGGCCGCTCGCCGGCCCGGGCCCTGTGGCTGATCACCCTGCGCCTGGCCGCGCCGGGGGCTGCCGCCGGCGCGGCGCTGGTGTTCCTGGCGATCACCAACGAACTGACCGCCACCCTGCTGCTGGCCCCGAACGGCACGCGCACCCTGGCGACCGGATTCTGGGCCATGACCAGCGAAATCGATTACGCGGCCGCCGCACCCTATGCCTTGTTGATGGTCATGCTGTCGCTGCCGTTGACCGGACTTCTTTATCACCAATCGAAAAAAACGGCTGGCCGATGA
- the xerC gene encoding tyrosine recombinase XerC — translation MIDLPVTDSRRPLTNPLTLYLARLAPSSQLTMRYVLQDAADRLGFEDHDIEEIPWHDLQPEDVIALVATLRTDGYAPNTSSLYVNAVRGVMNEAWRMSLISQEHLLKMRSVKGIAGTRLSQGRNLRRTLIQELMAVCAADPRPQGLRDAAIIGILYGSGMRKSESVNLELDQVDFTERSLRVTAKGNKQLIKYAPAWAFAKLEAWLELRRSLLKEGESDDPFLFNRIRRGSHITRERITKHAIYYIARQRGAQVGVKIMPHDFRRSFITRVIEEHDLSIAQKLAHHSNIQTTANYDVRDDNERRRAVDRFDL, via the coding sequence TTGATTGACTTACCTGTAACCGATTCACGTAGGCCCCTCACCAATCCGTTGACCCTGTATCTGGCGCGACTGGCGCCCTCCAGCCAGCTGACCATGCGTTATGTGCTGCAGGATGCGGCCGATCGCCTGGGCTTCGAAGACCACGATATCGAGGAGATCCCCTGGCACGACCTGCAGCCCGAGGACGTGATCGCGCTGGTGGCCACTTTACGCACGGACGGCTACGCGCCGAACACCTCTTCGCTGTATGTCAACGCGGTGCGCGGGGTGATGAACGAAGCCTGGCGCATGAGCCTGATCTCTCAGGAGCACCTGCTGAAGATGCGCTCGGTGAAAGGCATTGCCGGTACACGGCTGTCCCAGGGGCGCAATCTCAGGCGCACGCTGATCCAGGAGCTGATGGCGGTCTGCGCTGCCGATCCGCGGCCACAAGGCCTGCGCGATGCGGCGATCATCGGGATTCTGTACGGTTCGGGGATGCGCAAGTCCGAATCGGTGAACCTCGAACTGGACCAGGTCGATTTCACCGAGCGCAGCCTGCGGGTGACGGCCAAGGGCAACAAGCAATTGATCAAGTACGCCCCGGCCTGGGCCTTCGCCAAGCTTGAAGCCTGGCTTGAATTGCGCCGTTCGTTGCTCAAGGAAGGGGAGTCGGACGACCCGTTCCTGTTCAACCGCATCCGCCGTGGCAGCCACATCACCCGTGAACGCATCACCAAACATGCGATTTACTACATCGCCCGGCAGCGGGGCGCGCAGGTCGGGGTGAAAATCATGCCCCACGACTTCCGGCGTTCATTCATTACCCGGGTGATCGAGGAGCATGACTTGTCGATTGCGCAGAAACTGGCACACCACAGCAATATCCAGACCACGGCCAACTACGATGTGCGCGACGACAACGAGCGACGTCGGGCAGTGGATCGATTCGATCTGTGA
- a CDS encoding iron ABC transporter substrate-binding protein, giving the protein MIPKIPSFLKKALLATALLSAGQVYAADSVGIVVYNAQHEGLTKAWVEGFTQETGIPVTLRNGDDTEMGNQIVQEGAASPADVFLTENSPAMVLVDNAGLFAPVDKTTLEQVDSAYRPAHGKWIGIAARSTVFVYNPSKLTEANLPKSIMDLADPSWKGRWAASPGGADFQAIVAAILEQKGEAATLEWLKGMKTNYTNYRGNSSVLKAVNAGQIDSGVIYHYYSLVDQSKTGENSKNTALYYFKHKDPGAFVSISGGGVLASSKHKEQAQAFLKYITGKDGQAVLKNGKSFEYAVGKGAESNPKLVPLQQLDAPTVDASKLDSKKAVELMTQAGLL; this is encoded by the coding sequence ATGATTCCGAAAATCCCTTCGTTCTTGAAAAAAGCCCTGCTGGCCACCGCTTTGCTGAGCGCCGGCCAGGTCTATGCCGCTGACTCCGTCGGCATTGTGGTGTACAACGCGCAACACGAAGGCCTGACCAAGGCCTGGGTCGAGGGTTTTACCCAGGAGACCGGTATTCCCGTCACCTTGCGCAACGGCGACGACACCGAGATGGGCAACCAGATCGTGCAGGAAGGTGCAGCTTCTCCGGCGGACGTATTCCTGACCGAAAACTCCCCGGCCATGGTGCTGGTCGACAACGCCGGACTGTTTGCGCCGGTCGACAAAACCACGCTGGAGCAGGTTGACTCCGCCTACCGCCCGGCCCACGGCAAATGGATCGGAATCGCCGCACGCTCCACGGTGTTCGTCTACAACCCGAGCAAACTGACGGAAGCAAACCTGCCGAAATCGATCATGGACCTGGCCGATCCAAGCTGGAAAGGCCGCTGGGCCGCGTCGCCAGGCGGTGCTGACTTCCAGGCCATCGTCGCTGCCATCCTGGAGCAAAAGGGTGAAGCCGCCACGCTGGAATGGCTCAAGGGGATGAAAACCAACTACACCAACTACCGTGGCAACAGCTCGGTACTCAAGGCCGTGAATGCCGGGCAGATCGACAGCGGTGTGATCTACCACTATTACAGCCTGGTCGATCAGTCCAAGACCGGCGAAAACAGCAAAAACACCGCCCTGTACTACTTCAAGCACAAAGACCCTGGCGCTTTTGTTAGCATCTCCGGCGGCGGCGTCCTCGCCTCCAGCAAACACAAAGAACAAGCTCAGGCATTCCTCAAATACATTACCGGCAAGGATGGCCAGGCTGTGCTGAAGAACGGCAAGTCGTTTGAGTACGCCGTGGGCAAAGGCGCTGAATCCAACCCTAAACTGGTGCCTCTGCAGCAACTCGATGCGCCAACTGTCGATGCTTCGAAACTCGACAGTAAAAAAGCCGTGGAGCTGATGACACAGGCCGGACTGCTCTAA
- a CDS encoding ABC transporter ATP-binding protein, with amino-acid sequence MVKIQLENLGARYGQREIISGVTTSTFIGGQVVAVVGPNAAGKSTLFKRMAGLIDGSGRVNLQDSKKGRQGISYMPQGLNASARLTVYESVLLARKQLTPGWTVSDDELKRVDQILGALAITELSFRNLGELSGGQQQLVSIAQTLVREPEVLLMDEPTSALDMHRQVQVLNFMRELARKREVIVFIAIHDLNQALRFADQVLVIAEGTTKGSGPCEEVITGQMLREVYKVDARIETCSRGQRHILIDDIV; translated from the coding sequence ATGGTGAAGATTCAACTTGAGAACCTCGGCGCCCGCTACGGCCAGCGCGAGATCATTTCGGGCGTTACCACATCGACCTTTATCGGCGGCCAGGTGGTCGCCGTGGTCGGACCGAATGCCGCCGGCAAGTCCACGCTGTTCAAACGCATGGCCGGGCTGATCGACGGTTCCGGCCGGGTCAACCTGCAAGACTCGAAAAAAGGCCGGCAAGGCATCAGCTACATGCCCCAGGGCCTGAATGCCAGTGCGCGCCTGACTGTCTATGAATCGGTACTGCTGGCGCGCAAGCAACTGACGCCCGGCTGGACCGTTTCTGACGACGAATTGAAACGGGTGGACCAGATCCTCGGCGCCCTGGCGATCACCGAACTCTCCTTTCGCAACCTTGGCGAACTCAGTGGAGGCCAGCAGCAACTGGTCTCGATTGCGCAAACCCTGGTGCGCGAACCCGAAGTGTTGCTGATGGACGAACCCACCAGCGCCCTGGACATGCACCGCCAGGTGCAGGTACTGAACTTCATGCGTGAACTGGCGCGAAAGCGCGAGGTGATCGTGTTCATCGCCATCCATGACCTGAATCAGGCGCTACGCTTTGCCGATCAGGTATTGGTCATCGCCGAGGGCACGACAAAAGGCAGTGGCCCCTGCGAAGAAGTGATCACCGGGCAGATGCTGCGAGAGGTCTACAAGGTCGACGCCAGGATCGAAACATGCAGCCGGGGACAGCGCCATATCCTGATCGACGACATCGTTTGA
- the arnB gene encoding UDP-4-amino-4-deoxy-L-arabinose aminotransferase, translating to MSQAFLPFSRPSIGDEEIAAVEQVLRSGWITTGPKNQALEEHFANYVGCRHAVALSSATGGMHITLLALGIGPGDEVITPSQTWVSTANMITLLGATPVFVDVDRDTLMTDVATIEAAITPRTKAIIPVHYAGAAFDLDPLYALADKHGIAVIEDAAHAAGTLYKGRHVGAKGTAIFSFHAIKNMTCAEGAMFVSDDEALASRVRMLKFHGLGVDAYDRLTHGRKPQAQVVEPGFKYNLADINAAIALVQLERLDEINAKRTQLAQTYLQRLEGLPVQPLAVPTYSQKHAWHLFILRIDAERCGLDREAFMKALQEQNVGSGIHFIATHLHTYYRQRYPNLYLPNTEWNSARLCSIPLFPDMTTDDVERVVGAIENCMDRSL from the coding sequence ATGAGTCAGGCGTTTCTCCCTTTTTCCCGTCCCAGTATCGGCGACGAAGAAATCGCTGCCGTAGAGCAAGTATTACGCTCCGGGTGGATCACTACCGGGCCGAAGAACCAGGCACTGGAAGAGCACTTTGCCAACTACGTCGGTTGCCGACATGCCGTCGCACTTTCCTCGGCAACCGGTGGCATGCATATCACCCTGCTGGCACTGGGCATCGGTCCCGGCGATGAAGTGATTACGCCGTCGCAGACCTGGGTGTCCACCGCCAACATGATCACCCTGCTGGGCGCCACGCCGGTGTTCGTCGATGTCGACCGCGACACGCTGATGACCGACGTGGCCACGATAGAAGCCGCGATCACGCCGCGCACCAAAGCCATCATCCCGGTGCATTACGCCGGTGCGGCATTCGATCTCGATCCGCTTTATGCCCTGGCCGACAAACACGGCATCGCCGTGATCGAAGACGCCGCCCACGCCGCAGGTACTCTTTACAAAGGTCGTCACGTCGGCGCCAAAGGCACGGCGATCTTCTCGTTCCACGCGATCAAGAACATGACCTGCGCCGAAGGCGCCATGTTCGTCAGCGACGATGAAGCCCTGGCCTCGCGGGTACGCATGCTCAAGTTTCACGGGCTGGGGGTTGATGCCTATGACCGCCTGACCCACGGCCGCAAGCCCCAGGCCCAGGTGGTCGAGCCCGGCTTCAAGTACAACCTGGCCGACATCAACGCGGCCATCGCCCTGGTGCAACTGGAGCGCCTGGACGAGATCAACGCCAAGCGCACGCAACTCGCCCAGACCTACTTGCAGCGCCTTGAAGGCTTGCCGGTCCAGCCGCTGGCCGTTCCAACGTATTCGCAAAAACACGCCTGGCACCTGTTCATCCTGCGTATCGACGCCGAGCGGTGCGGGCTGGATCGCGAAGCGTTCATGAAAGCTCTCCAGGAACAGAATGTCGGCAGCGGCATTCACTTCATCGCCACACACCTGCACACCTACTACCGCCAGCGTTACCCCAACCTGTACCTGCCCAACACCGAATGGAATTCGGCGCGGCTGTGTTCGATCCCGTTGTTCCCCGACATGACTACCGACGATGTCGAGCGCGTCGTCGGTGCCATTGAAAACTGCATGGACAGAAGCCTTTGA
- the arnA gene encoding bifunctional UDP-4-amino-4-deoxy-L-arabinose formyltransferase/UDP-glucuronic acid oxidase ArnA, which translates to MSAKAVVFAYHDIGCAGIESLLSSGFEIAAVFTHADDPKENAFYGSVAQLCARHGIAVHAPEDANHPLWIERIAKLDPDYIFSFYYRNLLSEPLLATARKGAFNLHGSLLPRYRGRAPANWVLVNGETETGVTLHRMVKRADAGAIVAQQKVAIERSDTALSLHGKLRLAAADLLRDTLPALLQGKASETPQDESKATVFGRRTPADGKLVWARPAEELFNLVRAVTQPYPGAFCAVGEHKLIVWSAEVAKGNDGLAPGRVISVDPLRIACGEDSLIINAGQRNDNGLYLSGPQLANELGLVDGSVLRGAESGRAPRRTRVLILGVNGFIGNHLSERLLRDDRYEVYGLDIGSDAIERLRSHPNFHFVEGDISIHSEWIEYHIKKCDVVLPLVAIATPIEYTRNPLRVFELDFEENLKLVRYCVKYNKRVIFPSTSEVYGMCQDNNFDEDNSNLVVGPINKQRWIYSVSKQLLDRVIWAYGQKGLNFTLFRPFNWMGPRLDRLDSARIGSSRAITQLILNLVEGTPIRLFDGGEQKRCFTDIADGVEALARIIDNDNDVCNGQIINIGNPENEASIRQLGEELLRQFEAHPLRANFPPFAGFRDIESKAFYGTGYQDVSHRKPSIANAKRLLDWTPTVEMSETIGNTLDFFLREAMLEIADKR; encoded by the coding sequence ATGAGTGCAAAAGCTGTTGTCTTCGCCTATCACGATATTGGCTGTGCCGGCATCGAATCCCTGCTCTCCTCCGGTTTTGAGATCGCTGCGGTGTTCACCCACGCCGACGATCCGAAGGAGAACGCGTTCTACGGTTCCGTCGCGCAACTGTGCGCCCGCCACGGCATTGCCGTGCATGCGCCGGAAGATGCCAACCATCCGTTGTGGATCGAACGCATCGCCAAGCTCGATCCCGACTACATCTTCTCCTTCTACTACCGCAACCTGCTGAGCGAACCGCTGCTGGCCACGGCGCGCAAAGGCGCGTTCAACCTGCACGGTTCGCTGTTGCCACGCTACCGTGGTCGCGCACCGGCCAACTGGGTGCTGGTCAACGGCGAAACCGAAACTGGCGTGACCCTGCACCGCATGGTCAAGCGCGCCGATGCGGGTGCCATCGTCGCCCAGCAAAAAGTCGCGATCGAGCGCAGCGACACCGCGCTGAGCCTGCACGGAAAACTGCGCCTGGCGGCCGCTGACCTGCTGCGCGACACCCTGCCGGCGCTGCTGCAAGGCAAGGCCAGTGAAACCCCGCAAGACGAATCCAAAGCCACCGTGTTCGGTCGTCGTACCCCGGCTGACGGCAAACTGGTCTGGGCCAGACCGGCCGAAGAGCTGTTCAACCTGGTCCGCGCCGTGACCCAGCCGTACCCGGGCGCCTTCTGCGCGGTGGGCGAGCACAAGTTGATCGTCTGGAGCGCCGAAGTCGCCAAGGGCAACGACGGCCTGGCGCCGGGCCGCGTCATCAGCGTCGACCCGCTGCGCATCGCCTGCGGTGAAGACTCGCTGATCATCAACGCCGGCCAGCGCAACGACAACGGTCTGTACCTGAGCGGTCCGCAACTGGCCAATGAACTGGGCCTGGTGGACGGTTCCGTGTTGCGCGGTGCCGAATCCGGTCGTGCCCCACGTCGCACCCGCGTGCTGATCCTTGGCGTCAACGGCTTCATCGGCAATCACTTGTCCGAGCGCCTGCTGCGCGACGACCGTTACGAAGTCTACGGCCTGGATATCGGTTCGGACGCCATCGAGCGCCTGCGCAGCCACCCGAACTTCCACTTCGTCGAAGGCGATATCAGCATCCACTCCGAGTGGATCGAGTACCACATCAAGAAGTGCGACGTGGTCCTGCCGCTGGTGGCCATCGCCACGCCAATCGAATACACCCGTAACCCGCTGCGTGTATTCGAACTGGACTTCGAAGAGAACCTGAAACTGGTTCGCTACTGCGTCAAGTACAACAAGCGCGTGATTTTCCCGTCGACTTCGGAAGTCTATGGCATGTGCCAGGACAACAACTTCGACGAAGACAACTCCAACCTGGTGGTCGGCCCGATCAACAAGCAGCGCTGGATCTACTCGGTGTCCAAGCAACTGCTGGACCGCGTGATCTGGGCTTATGGCCAGAAAGGCCTGAACTTCACCCTGTTCCGTCCGTTCAACTGGATGGGTCCGCGCCTGGATCGTCTGGATTCGGCCCGTATCGGCAGCTCCCGGGCGATTACCCAGTTGATCCTGAACCTGGTGGAAGGTACGCCGATTCGCCTGTTCGACGGTGGCGAGCAAAAACGCTGCTTCACCGACATCGCCGACGGTGTGGAAGCGCTGGCACGGATCATCGACAACGACAACGATGTCTGCAATGGCCAGATCATCAACATCGGCAACCCGGAAAACGAGGCCAGCATCCGTCAGTTGGGCGAAGAGCTGCTGCGTCAGTTCGAAGCGCACCCGTTGCGCGCCAACTTCCCTCCGTTCGCCGGCTTCCGCGACATCGAAAGCAAGGCGTTCTACGGCACCGGCTACCAGGACGTGTCGCACCGCAAGCCAAGCATCGCCAACGCCAAGCGCCTGCTGGACTGGACGCCAACCGTGGAGATGAGCGAAACCATCGGCAACACCCTGGACTTCTTCCTGCGTGAAGCCATGCTCGAAATCGCGGACAAGCGCTAA
- a CDS encoding iron ABC transporter permease produces the protein MSSLGEAPVVQRDVYRHLVLRKRLILVALAALLLFSVLLDLALGPASYSLGEVLGALFSPDSAPAQVRVVMWDIRLPVALMAVAVGAALSLAGAQMQTILNNPLASPFTLGISAAASFGAAMGLAFGVALFPLAAQYMVPVNAFIMAMLSALLIHFLSMRRGVTAETIVLLGIALVFTFNALLALVQFFATEQAVAAVVFWTMGSLTKATWPKLGVICLVILITLPIFARRAWALTALRLGDDKAASFGINVRSLRFQTLIMVSLLASFPVAFVGTIGFIGLVGPHIARMLIGEDQRFFLPASLLTGALILSASSVVSKTLIPGAIFPIGVVTSLIGVPFFISLILGGKKNSW, from the coding sequence ATGAGCTCTCTCGGCGAAGCACCGGTGGTACAGCGTGACGTCTATCGGCATCTGGTGTTGCGCAAACGCTTGATTCTCGTGGCGCTGGCCGCCTTGCTACTGTTCAGCGTACTGCTGGACCTGGCGCTGGGACCGGCGAGCTACAGCCTGGGTGAAGTGCTGGGCGCACTGTTTTCGCCGGATAGCGCTCCGGCACAAGTGCGGGTGGTGATGTGGGATATCCGCCTGCCAGTGGCGTTGATGGCCGTGGCCGTCGGCGCCGCATTGTCCCTGGCTGGCGCGCAAATGCAGACCATCCTCAACAATCCCCTCGCCAGCCCTTTTACCCTGGGCATCTCTGCCGCGGCCAGTTTCGGCGCGGCCATGGGCCTGGCCTTCGGCGTGGCGCTGTTTCCCCTGGCGGCGCAATACATGGTGCCGGTCAATGCGTTCATCATGGCGATGCTGTCGGCGCTGCTGATCCACTTCCTGAGCATGCGCCGCGGCGTTACGGCCGAAACCATCGTGTTGCTGGGGATTGCGCTGGTGTTTACCTTCAACGCACTGCTGGCGCTGGTGCAGTTCTTTGCCACCGAGCAAGCCGTTGCAGCGGTGGTGTTCTGGACCATGGGCAGCCTGACCAAAGCCACCTGGCCCAAACTTGGCGTCATTTGCCTGGTGATCCTGATCACCCTGCCGATCTTCGCCCGACGAGCCTGGGCACTCACCGCGCTGCGCCTGGGCGATGACAAGGCCGCGAGTTTCGGCATCAACGTGCGTAGCCTGCGCTTTCAGACGCTGATCATGGTCAGCCTGCTGGCGTCGTTTCCGGTGGCATTTGTCGGCACCATCGGTTTTATCGGGCTGGTCGGTCCGCACATCGCGCGGATGCTGATTGGTGAAGACCAGCGCTTCTTCCTGCCCGCATCGCTGTTGACCGGGGCGCTGATCCTGTCCGCCAGTTCAGTGGTCAGTAAAACCCTGATACCGGGTGCGATATTTCCGATCGGGGTGGTCACGTCGCTGATCGGCGTGCCGTTCTTCATTTCTCTGATTCTGGGCGGGAAGAAAAACTCATGGTGA